One genomic region from Nostoc sphaeroides encodes:
- a CDS encoding AAA family ATPase yields MPFNPELCRNESEVESKLIVQYLLPQLGYTPDTWHQEVAVGSIRLDFLAFAAQVIPFVLDANSPLSVVMEAKHPKKNLNHHVPRLRHYLTSLNVRYGLLTNGKEIRIYQKLQTDIQLVFQCSGKEVETKLENIKGLIGRNSLQEKSIQFNLDNKDIQSNKIPIQVISDFSIETKRQHSMKTIAIYHHKGGVGKTTVAINLAAALSKKGKRILLIDIDAQANTTFATGLIKFQFEEDDDLKDRNVYHILEQGKTNFIPEIVRKSHFFNNPEIDVIPSHISLIENQSNLVGFAASRFRLSRKLEKVRNDYDIVIIDTPPSLDLYAEAALTAADYLIIPSDLKPFSNQGLISVKNFIQQKISENREGEGQAPIKIMGVLPSKISTNAQYLKYNLNKHKGVITDRYELPLMDSTISERTAFSACINRTIPLGNLEIPDPKSILDFADNEPSANIAAAEFEFLAVEVLRKMEIQ; encoded by the coding sequence TTGCCTTTTAATCCTGAGCTATGCCGTAACGAAAGCGAAGTTGAAAGCAAACTCATAGTGCAATATTTGCTACCGCAGCTAGGTTATACTCCTGACACCTGGCATCAAGAGGTTGCCGTTGGTAGCATCCGCTTAGATTTTTTAGCATTTGCTGCACAAGTGATTCCCTTTGTCTTAGATGCCAATTCGCCCTTAAGTGTCGTCATGGAGGCAAAGCATCCCAAAAAAAACTTAAATCATCATGTCCCTCGACTCAGGCATTATTTAACCAGCTTAAATGTCAGGTATGGATTGTTGACTAATGGCAAAGAGATTAGAATTTATCAAAAATTACAGACTGATATTCAATTAGTATTTCAATGTTCTGGCAAAGAAGTTGAGACTAAATTAGAGAATATTAAAGGTTTAATTGGTAGAAACAGTTTGCAGGAAAAATCTATCCAATTTAATTTGGATAATAAAGATATTCAAAGTAATAAAATACCAATTCAAGTTATTTCTGATTTTAGTATTGAAACCAAGAGGCAACATTCAATGAAAACAATTGCAATTTACCATCATAAAGGTGGCGTAGGTAAAACCACAGTTGCTATTAATTTGGCAGCAGCCTTGAGTAAGAAAGGAAAAAGAATTCTTCTAATTGATATAGATGCTCAAGCTAATACAACTTTTGCTACTGGTTTAATTAAATTTCAATTTGAAGAAGATGATGATTTGAAAGACCGCAATGTTTATCATATATTAGAACAAGGTAAAACTAATTTTATACCAGAGATTGTTCGGAAATCTCATTTTTTTAATAACCCAGAAATTGATGTAATTCCATCACATATAAGCTTAATTGAAAATCAATCTAACCTTGTCGGTTTCGCTGCTAGTCGGTTTCGGCTATCTAGAAAATTAGAAAAAGTCAGAAATGATTATGATATTGTAATTATCGATACGCCACCATCCTTGGATCTCTATGCTGAAGCGGCGCTGACTGCTGCTGATTATTTAATAATTCCTTCAGACTTAAAACCATTTTCTAATCAAGGTTTGATAAGTGTCAAAAATTTTATTCAACAAAAAATATCTGAAAATAGGGAAGGTGAAGGTCAAGCACCTATCAAAATTATGGGCGTGCTTCCCTCTAAGATATCAACTAATGCTCAATATCTTAAGTATAATTTAAATAAGCATAAAGGTGTGATTACTGACCGTTATGAATTACCTCTTATGGATAGTACTATTTCTGAAAGGACAGCTTTTTCAGCTTGTATTAACAGAACTATACCATTAGGAAATCTGGAGATTCCCGATCCTAAATCTATTTTAGATTTTGCTGATAACGAACCTTCGGCAAATATAGCTGCTGCTGAATTTGAGTTTTTAGCTGTAGAAGTTCTAAGAAAAATGGAGATACAATAA
- a CDS encoding zinc ribbon domain-containing protein, whose translation MATVSCPHCHQLVDSQAISCPYCRTTLKAYGHPGIPLHRATGGGYLCDTCTYHADDTCNFPQRPYAKECTLYQNIEETKLELQQQRYTNSFAVTVKIWVKQNQALLLLLGLLLACLFFSLVT comes from the coding sequence TTGGCTACTGTATCTTGTCCCCACTGCCATCAACTCGTTGATAGTCAAGCTATTAGTTGTCCCTATTGCCGGACGACACTCAAAGCTTACGGTCATCCCGGTATTCCATTGCACCGCGCTACTGGGGGTGGGTATCTATGCGACACTTGCACTTATCACGCTGATGATACTTGCAATTTTCCTCAGCGTCCATACGCTAAAGAGTGTACCCTCTACCAAAATATTGAAGAGACAAAGTTAGAGTTGCAACAGCAGCGTTACACTAACAGTTTTGCGGTAACTGTGAAAATTTGGGTAAAACAAAATCAGGCTTTGCTGTTACTTTTGGGTTTATTATTGGCCTGTTTGTTCTTCAGTCTGGTAACTTAG
- a CDS encoding chromosome partitioning protein ParB, whose product MTKFLMVDVESVNSNVPRSQFSESDLNMIADMILNSGGIVKPLVLKKTGFEKYEVVNGHFEYYAAVRASEKNSIAGEMVNALIISPEKEEAILKQAAALRGVEFSNQPVNPITQTTNLESSRIANLELRLEKQLNDFRSELAQERERVENKLNKIQSQIPKQIRPLDVFNTLSLSELTLRLVNAGFSNQTATKVTESVEKERNKKPFASLNDVVARVKITSGKRQIKGITSDKMIAIIDSWSRTLFI is encoded by the coding sequence ATGACGAAGTTTTTGATGGTAGATGTTGAAAGTGTTAATTCCAATGTTCCGCGTTCGCAATTCTCAGAATCTGATTTAAATATGATTGCAGATATGATCTTAAATTCTGGTGGAATTGTAAAACCTTTAGTACTTAAAAAGACTGGCTTTGAAAAATATGAAGTAGTGAATGGTCATTTTGAATACTATGCTGCCGTAAGAGCTAGTGAAAAAAACTCTATTGCTGGTGAAATGGTTAATGCATTGATTATTTCGCCAGAGAAAGAGGAAGCAATATTAAAGCAAGCTGCTGCCCTTAGAGGGGTCGAGTTTTCTAATCAACCAGTAAATCCCATAACTCAAACAACAAATTTAGAATCATCGCGTATAGCAAATCTGGAATTGCGCCTTGAGAAACAACTCAATGATTTTAGGTCAGAATTAGCACAAGAAAGAGAAAGGGTAGAAAATAAGCTAAATAAAATTCAAAGTCAGATACCCAAGCAAATTAGACCTTTAGATGTATTTAATACTCTAAGTTTATCAGAACTGACTTTGAGATTGGTAAATGCTGGTTTTAGCAATCAAACAGCCACTAAGGTTACTGAAAGTGTGGAAAAAGAACGTAATAAAAAACCGTTTGCATCTTTGAATGATGTAGTTGCACGGGTAAAAATTACAAGTGGGAAAAGACAAATTAAAGGTATAACTAGCGATAAAATGATTGCTATTATTGATAGCTGGTCACGTACCTTGTTTATTTAA